One Deinococcus grandis DNA window includes the following coding sequences:
- a CDS encoding glycoside hydrolase family 10 protein — MPRPPLRALLLPLLLGVPVPSAAQSAAPGTPAPSTPAPGTPAPAAAPAPAAPTAAVPAPEAQPGSALRGLWIDAFGPGLKTPAQVNQTVQDAARLGVNTLFVQAIRRADCLCLKASVPPISDADLTPGFDPLDAITTQAHARGMRVIAWLSVTGVANTTVPNTSADHLMRAHGPDAGRASWLARRPDGTWLEGKDAWLDAAIPDAAEYMTQAAVSLVRHYPVDGIQLDRIRYPDGGAWGYDPKTLARYRAESGRPGTPAATDPTWQAWKREQITNLVRRITLEVKAVRPDAWISAATITYNDAPADLDGFRRTRTYTDVMQDWPTWMQTGLLDLNVLMNYKRDTVTPQGAWFDRWNAFAQQVQTRPDGQRVALASGTAMYLNAPKVTAAQAARSVRAGLGWVGYSYRTPTADVYGQRQDTPAGLGAVQAALTAPGGVLNTPRPWTESPVTTRGLLGRITGAGTPGGQTVQVLRDGKAIAQAQTDALGYYGFATLTPGPVEVRVSGQRWLDRVPERGVVRLPDLLVRSVQIIPSLPPARP, encoded by the coding sequence ATGCCCCGCCCCCCGCTGCGCGCCCTGCTCCTGCCCCTCCTGCTGGGCGTTCCCGTTCCCTCCGCAGCCCAGAGCGCGGCCCCGGGCACCCCGGCACCCAGCACCCCCGCACCGGGTACACCGGCGCCCGCTGCGGCCCCTGCGCCCGCCGCCCCGACCGCTGCTGTCCCGGCCCCGGAGGCCCAGCCCGGCTCGGCGCTGCGCGGCCTGTGGATCGACGCCTTCGGCCCCGGCCTGAAGACCCCCGCGCAGGTGAATCAGACCGTGCAGGACGCCGCGCGGCTGGGCGTGAACACCCTGTTCGTGCAGGCCATCCGCCGCGCCGACTGCCTGTGCCTGAAGGCCAGCGTGCCGCCCATCAGCGACGCCGACCTGACCCCCGGCTTCGACCCGCTGGACGCCATCACCACCCAGGCCCACGCGCGCGGCATGCGGGTCATCGCGTGGCTCAGCGTGACCGGCGTGGCGAACACCACCGTCCCCAACACCAGCGCCGACCACCTCATGCGCGCCCACGGACCCGACGCGGGCCGCGCGTCCTGGCTGGCCCGCCGCCCCGACGGCACCTGGCTGGAAGGCAAGGACGCCTGGCTGGACGCCGCCATTCCCGACGCCGCCGAGTACATGACCCAGGCCGCCGTGAGCCTCGTGCGGCACTACCCCGTGGACGGCATCCAGCTCGACCGGATCCGCTACCCGGACGGCGGCGCGTGGGGCTACGACCCCAAGACGCTCGCCCGCTACCGCGCCGAGAGCGGTCGCCCCGGCACACCCGCCGCCACCGACCCCACCTGGCAGGCCTGGAAACGCGAGCAGATCACCAACCTCGTGCGCCGCATCACGCTGGAGGTCAAGGCGGTGCGCCCCGACGCCTGGATCAGCGCCGCCACCATCACCTACAACGACGCGCCCGCCGACCTGGACGGCTTCCGCAGGACCCGCACGTACACCGACGTGATGCAGGACTGGCCCACCTGGATGCAGACCGGCCTGCTCGACCTGAACGTCCTCATGAACTACAAGCGCGATACGGTGACGCCCCAGGGCGCGTGGTTCGACCGCTGGAACGCGTTCGCGCAGCAGGTCCAGACCCGCCCCGACGGGCAGCGCGTCGCCCTCGCGTCAGGCACCGCCATGTACCTGAACGCCCCGAAGGTCACCGCCGCGCAGGCCGCCCGCAGCGTCAGGGCGGGCCTCGGCTGGGTCGGGTACTCCTACCGCACCCCCACCGCCGACGTGTACGGCCAGCGGCAGGACACGCCCGCCGGACTGGGCGCCGTGCAGGCCGCCCTGACCGCCCCCGGCGGCGTCCTGAACACCCCGCGCCCCTGGACGGAATCCCCCGTCACCACGCGCGGCCTGCTGGGCCGCATCACCGGCGCGGGCACGCCCGGCGGCCAGACCGTGCAGGTCCTGCGTGACGGCAAGGCCATCGCGCAGGCGCAGACCGACGCGCTGGGCTACTACGGCTTCGCCACCCTGACCCCCGGCCCGGTCGAGGTGCGCGTCAGCGGGCAGCGCTGGCTCG
- the gnd gene encoding decarboxylating NADP(+)-dependent phosphogluconate dehydrogenase, with translation MTSDVQAAGGQADIGVIGLAVMGENLILNMESRGFTVAAFNRTVSKVTAFTGGRARGQRILGADSLPAFVALLKPPRRVMLMVKAGAAVDEFIGHLTPLLSEGDIIIDGGNSHPADSTRRTRELAERGLLFIGTGVSGGEEGALTGPSIMPGGNEQAWEAVKPIFQGIAARVADGTPCCDWVGPDGAGHFVKMVHNGIEYADMQMIAESYQLLRAAGLSAPEAGEVFARWNEGELDSYLIEITADILRKTDDETGQPLVDVILDAAGQKGTGKWTSVAALDAGSPAATITEAVYARAMSALKAERVAASAVLSGPTFAAPADRDAFVEGVRRALYASKIAAYAQGFQLLHLSAQDAGWTLDYGRIAQMWRGGCIIRAAFLDRIKEAYDAQPDLPNLLVAPYFRDAVQGAQGAWRDTLAAAVRGGVPVPAFSSALAYFDGYRSAVLPANLIQAQRDYFGAHTYERTDRARGEFFHTNWTGRGGDTASTTYNA, from the coding sequence ATGACCTCGGACGTGCAGGCGGCAGGCGGGCAGGCGGACATCGGCGTGATCGGACTGGCGGTGATGGGCGAGAACCTCATCCTGAACATGGAAAGCCGGGGCTTCACGGTCGCGGCGTTCAACCGCACGGTCAGCAAGGTCACCGCCTTTACCGGGGGTCGCGCCCGGGGTCAGCGCATCCTGGGCGCGGACAGCCTGCCGGCCTTCGTGGCGCTGCTCAAGCCGCCGCGCCGCGTGATGCTGATGGTCAAGGCGGGCGCCGCCGTGGACGAGTTCATCGGGCACCTGACGCCGCTGCTGTCCGAGGGGGACATCATCATCGACGGGGGGAACAGCCACCCGGCGGACTCCACGCGCCGCACCCGCGAACTGGCAGAGAGGGGGCTGCTGTTCATCGGCACCGGCGTCTCCGGCGGCGAGGAGGGCGCCCTGACCGGCCCGAGCATCATGCCCGGCGGGAACGAGCAGGCCTGGGAGGCCGTGAAGCCCATCTTCCAGGGGATCGCGGCGCGCGTGGCGGACGGCACGCCCTGCTGCGACTGGGTCGGCCCGGACGGCGCGGGGCACTTCGTGAAGATGGTGCACAACGGCATCGAGTACGCCGACATGCAGATGATCGCCGAGAGCTACCAGCTCCTGCGCGCCGCCGGGCTCAGCGCGCCAGAGGCCGGGGAGGTCTTCGCCCGCTGGAACGAGGGCGAACTGGACAGCTACCTGATCGAGATCACGGCCGACATCCTGCGCAAGACCGACGACGAGACCGGGCAGCCCCTCGTGGACGTGATCCTGGACGCCGCCGGGCAGAAGGGCACCGGGAAGTGGACGTCGGTGGCGGCGCTGGACGCCGGGAGTCCCGCCGCGACGATCACCGAGGCGGTGTACGCGCGGGCCATGAGTGCCCTGAAGGCCGAGCGCGTGGCCGCCAGCGCGGTCCTGAGCGGCCCGACCTTCGCCGCGCCCGCTGACCGTGACGCGTTCGTGGAGGGCGTCCGCCGGGCGCTGTACGCCAGCAAGATCGCCGCGTACGCGCAGGGCTTCCAGCTGCTGCACCTGAGCGCGCAGGACGCCGGGTGGACGCTGGACTACGGGCGGATCGCGCAGATGTGGCGCGGCGGGTGCATCATCCGCGCGGCGTTCCTGGACCGCATCAAGGAGGCGTACGACGCGCAGCCGGACCTGCCGAACCTGCTCGTCGCGCCGTACTTCCGCGACGCGGTGCAGGGCGCGCAGGGCGCGTGGCGCGACACCCTGGCGGCCGCCGTGCGCGGGGGCGTGCCCGTCCCGGCGTTCAGCAGCGCCCTGGCGTACTTCGACGGGTACCGCTCGGCGGTGCTGCCCGCGAACCTCATCCAGGCGCAGCGCGACTACTTCGGGGCGCACACCTACGAGCGGACGGACCGGGCGCGCGGGGAGTTCTTCCACACGAACTGGACCGGGCGCGGCGGGGACACGGCCAGCACGACGTACAACGCCTGA
- the rpoZ gene encoding DNA-directed RNA polymerase subunit omega, with protein MAERDIDKLLSLTDSKYRLSVVTAKRALQLRSGAPSVLPVEQRVRTRNLVTQAMRELATGKLTVGTNMIDEQRFHQDYVRQRQAQLQAQLNAERERERD; from the coding sequence ATGGCAGAACGAGATATTGACAAGCTGCTGTCACTGACCGACAGCAAGTACCGACTGAGTGTCGTGACCGCCAAGCGGGCGCTGCAGCTGCGCAGTGGCGCGCCGAGCGTGCTGCCGGTCGAGCAGCGCGTCCGCACGCGGAATCTGGTCACGCAGGCGATGCGGGAACTGGCGACCGGGAAACTCACGGTCGGCACGAACATGATCGACGAGCAGCGGTTCCATCAGGATTACGTGCGGCAGCGTCAGGCCCAGCTGCAGGCGCAGCTGAACGCCGAACGCGAACGCGAACGGGACTGA
- a CDS encoding cation:proton antiporter, whose translation MLSAFAVLLCVTALLAYLNDRFLHFPTTVGVTLAGALASILLIVLDALGLPGLRGWAAGVLETLDFTEFVLNGILSVLLFAGALSLNARQMLRQRRSILLLAFLSTLISTALIGFAAYGVFALVGLDVPLMWALLFGALISPTDPVAVLDLLKRARVPVKIETLIAGESLFNDGVGVVIFLALAGAAGLGGHGAEVSAAGVAGLFAQEALGGLAFGALLGGLGFVLLRGVKEHAVEILLTLALVVGGYVAAAALGISGPLAMVVAGLVISAYKHTLFTPSTQELVEGFWETIDQVLNIVLFAFIGLDVLLTETTGAQILASVLLIGVALAARWISVALPFALVRAREGYGAYTVRLLTWGGLRGGIAISLALGLPDSPYRTHLVTVTYAIVLFTIAVQGLTIMPLVRRAVDATPEEG comes from the coding sequence ATGCTGAGTGCTTTTGCCGTGCTGCTGTGCGTGACCGCGCTGCTGGCGTACCTGAACGACCGGTTCCTGCATTTTCCGACGACGGTGGGGGTGACGCTGGCGGGGGCGCTGGCGAGCATCCTGCTGATCGTGCTGGACGCGCTGGGCCTGCCGGGCCTGCGGGGGTGGGCGGCGGGGGTGCTGGAGACGCTGGATTTCACGGAGTTCGTGCTGAACGGGATTCTGAGCGTGCTGCTGTTCGCGGGGGCGCTGAGCCTGAATGCGCGGCAGATGCTGCGGCAGCGGCGCAGCATCCTGCTGCTGGCGTTCCTGAGCACGCTGATCAGCACGGCGCTGATCGGGTTCGCGGCGTACGGGGTGTTCGCGCTGGTGGGGCTGGACGTGCCGCTGATGTGGGCGCTGCTGTTCGGCGCGCTGATCAGCCCGACGGACCCCGTGGCGGTGCTGGACCTGCTGAAGCGGGCGCGGGTGCCGGTGAAGATCGAGACGTTGATTGCCGGGGAGAGCCTGTTCAACGACGGGGTGGGCGTGGTGATCTTCCTGGCGCTGGCGGGCGCGGCGGGCCTGGGTGGGCACGGCGCGGAGGTCAGCGCGGCGGGCGTGGCGGGCCTGTTCGCGCAGGAGGCGCTGGGCGGGCTGGCGTTCGGGGCGCTGCTGGGCGGCCTGGGCTTCGTGCTGCTGCGCGGCGTGAAGGAGCACGCCGTGGAGATCCTCTTGACGCTGGCGTTGGTCGTGGGTGGGTACGTGGCGGCCGCCGCGCTGGGCATCAGCGGGCCGCTGGCGATGGTCGTGGCGGGGCTGGTGATCTCGGCGTACAAGCACACGCTGTTCACGCCGAGCACGCAGGAACTCGTGGAGGGCTTCTGGGAGACCATCGATCAGGTGCTGAACATCGTCCTGTTCGCGTTCATCGGCCTGGACGTGCTGCTGACCGAGACGACCGGCGCGCAGATCCTCGCGAGCGTCCTGCTGATCGGCGTGGCGCTCGCCGCCCGCTGGATCAGCGTGGCGCTGCCGTTCGCCCTCGTGCGCGCCCGCGAGGGCTACGGGGCGTACACGGTGCGCCTGCTGACCTGGGGCGGCCTGCGCGGCGGGATCGCCATCAGCCTCGCGCTGGGCCTGCCGGACAGCCCGTACCGCACGCACCTCGTGACCGTCACGTACGCCATCGTGCTGTTCACCATCGCCGTGCAGGGCCTCACGATCATGCCGCTCGTACGCCGCGCGGTGGACGCCACACCCGAAGAGGGTTGA
- a CDS encoding peptidylprolyl isomerase — translation MSDHYQQDGFTVTPELSAERQTRFNAAPELGDGIEPGKSYRAVLETSKGRIVVELFADDAPVTVNSFAYLLRHHYYDGIKFHRVIDGFMAQAGDPTGTGAGGPGYDFEDEPNDHRHRGKGILSMANRGPNTNGSQFFITFVDTPHLDGRHTVFGKVVEGLDVLDRLTRIEPGRLGTADVIETAYLVEK, via the coding sequence ATGAGTGACCACTACCAGCAGGATGGCTTCACCGTCACCCCCGAACTGAGCGCCGAGCGCCAGACCCGCTTCAACGCGGCCCCCGAACTCGGGGACGGCATCGAACCCGGCAAGAGCTACCGCGCCGTGCTGGAAACCAGCAAGGGCCGCATCGTCGTCGAACTGTTCGCGGACGACGCGCCCGTCACCGTGAACAGCTTCGCGTACCTGCTGCGCCACCACTACTACGACGGCATCAAGTTCCACCGCGTGATCGACGGCTTCATGGCGCAGGCCGGCGACCCCACCGGCACCGGCGCCGGCGGCCCCGGCTACGACTTCGAGGACGAACCCAACGACCACCGCCACCGCGGCAAGGGCATCCTGAGTATGGCCAACCGCGGCCCGAACACCAACGGCAGCCAGTTCTTCATCACCTTCGTGGACACCCCCCACCTCGACGGCCGCCACACCGTGTTCGGCAAGGTCGTCGAGGGGCTGGACGTGCTCGACCGCCTCACCCGCATCGAGCCGGGCCGCCTGGGCACCGCCGACGTGATCGAAACCGCGTACCTCGTCGAGAAGTAA
- the xpt gene encoding xanthine phosphoribosyltransferase, whose protein sequence is MQALVDAIRQQGEILPGGILKVDGLVNHQLLPHLTREMGETFARHFAPLNPNKIVNIEVSGIAPAIATAMVLGVPMVYARKKKPVTMKEPAFTAQSVSRTKGGVVDLYVSSEFLGADDRVVVIDDFLASGGTLRALAGMIDVSGAQLLGIGCVVEKQFESGREKLADLNVPIHTLANIVRMSEAAGIEVEAGR, encoded by the coding sequence ATGCAGGCACTCGTGGACGCCATTCGGCAGCAGGGCGAGATTCTCCCCGGCGGCATTCTCAAGGTGGACGGACTCGTCAACCACCAGCTCCTCCCGCACCTGACGCGCGAGATGGGGGAGACCTTCGCGCGGCACTTCGCGCCCCTGAACCCCAACAAGATCGTGAACATCGAGGTCAGCGGCATCGCGCCCGCCATCGCCACCGCCATGGTGCTGGGCGTGCCCATGGTGTACGCCCGCAAGAAGAAACCCGTCACCATGAAGGAACCCGCGTTCACCGCGCAGTCCGTCAGCCGCACCAAGGGCGGCGTCGTGGACCTGTACGTCAGCAGCGAGTTCCTGGGCGCAGACGACCGCGTGGTCGTGATCGACGACTTCCTCGCGTCGGGCGGCACGCTGCGCGCCCTGGCGGGCATGATCGACGTCAGCGGCGCGCAGCTGCTCGGCATCGGCTGCGTGGTGGAAAAGCAGTTCGAATCGGGCCGCGAGAAACTCGCCGACCTGAACGTCCCCATCCACACCCTGGCGAACATCGTCCGCATGAGCGAGGCCGCAGGGATCGAGGTCGAAGCCGGACGGTGA
- a CDS encoding phosphotransferase family protein has translation MPALPDLTPAELSAFAQQFSLDGLLTRLPSVGIVNRVYRARRAGQDVVLRVPLPGDEADALTESVAVPAAVRAGIPTPELLVFDDSRAVVDAPVSVYAFAPGGSLDGLGWAHGDPRLSRAWREAGRALAALHAGVEGAPDPHGHLKSITPPDPARTRARVLTGERLGTAEADWATGLTARLLSENPPPARLAFLHDDLHAGNLMVTDDGAVSALIDWGDAGWGDPALDLSYAGPLAVPDLLAGYHEATGTADDALTLRVLAYTLDNATRYLTRQPEAHENGDLWYTRPATTLMQLLRVSPRVPQWLEALRQ, from the coding sequence GTGCCTGCCCTGCCTGACCTGACCCCCGCCGAGCTGTCGGCCTTCGCGCAGCAGTTCAGCCTGGATGGGCTCCTGACGCGCCTGCCCAGCGTGGGCATCGTGAACCGCGTGTACCGCGCCCGCCGCGCCGGGCAGGACGTGGTGCTGCGCGTGCCCCTGCCCGGCGACGAAGCGGACGCCCTGACCGAGAGTGTCGCCGTGCCCGCAGCGGTGCGGGCGGGCATTCCGACGCCGGAACTGCTGGTCTTCGACGATTCACGGGCGGTGGTGGACGCGCCGGTCAGCGTGTACGCCTTCGCGCCGGGCGGCAGCCTGGACGGCCTGGGCTGGGCGCACGGCGATCCGCGCCTGTCCCGCGCGTGGCGGGAGGCGGGCCGCGCCCTGGCCGCCCTGCACGCGGGCGTGGAAGGCGCACCCGACCCGCACGGGCACCTGAAATCCATCACGCCCCCCGACCCGGCCCGCACCCGCGCGCGCGTCCTGACCGGCGAGCGGCTGGGCACCGCCGAGGCGGACTGGGCGACCGGCCTGACCGCCCGCCTCCTGAGCGAGAACCCGCCGCCCGCACGCCTCGCCTTCCTGCACGACGACCTGCACGCCGGGAACCTGATGGTCACGGATGACGGCGCGGTCAGCGCCCTGATCGACTGGGGCGACGCCGGGTGGGGCGACCCGGCCCTGGACCTCAGTTACGCCGGGCCGCTGGCCGTGCCGGACCTGCTCGCCGGATACCACGAGGCCACCGGCACCGCAGACGACGCGCTGACCCTGCGGGTGCTGGCGTACACGCTGGACAACGCGACCCGTTACCTCACCCGGCAGCCGGAGGCGCACGAGAACGGCGACCTGTGGTACACCCGCCCCGCCACCACGCTGATGCAACTGTTGCGGGTCAGTCCGCGCGTCCCGCAGTGGCTGGAGGCACTGCGGCAGTGA
- a CDS encoding Gfo/Idh/MocA family protein yields the protein MTDRPFRWGLLGAARIARALIPAIREAGGEVVGFGARDPHSARAQAFAQQWDVPVLGTYEDVIAADVDAVYNPLPNDAHLPWSEAALRAGKHALTEKPVALNSAQAQALADAARDTGRLHLEAFAYRFQPHVDRVREIAAQDLGEIRAVRGLFGFHMTNPDDFRWNADQGGGALLDVGTYPVNLIRLLLGEPGAVTAQARWTPGGVDLGLSGTLEYPHALASLDCGFDWDGSGSTQRLTVIGTRGTLDVDGVFHSHTQHPTTLHVQVDGRSRTEQVGPGNGYARMVAHFQRAARGQETLRFTPDDAVAQARVLDALLQAAHTGQRVPLAP from the coding sequence ATGACTGACAGGCCGTTCCGCTGGGGGCTGCTGGGCGCTGCCCGCATTGCCCGCGCCCTGATTCCCGCGATCCGCGAGGCGGGCGGTGAGGTCGTGGGTTTCGGCGCGCGGGACCCGCATTCCGCGCGGGCACAGGCCTTCGCGCAGCAGTGGGACGTGCCGGTGCTGGGCACGTACGAGGACGTGATCGCGGCGGACGTGGACGCCGTGTACAACCCCCTCCCGAACGATGCGCACCTCCCGTGGAGCGAGGCCGCGCTGCGCGCCGGGAAGCACGCCCTGACCGAGAAACCCGTCGCGCTGAACTCCGCGCAGGCGCAGGCCCTCGCGGACGCCGCGCGCGACACCGGGCGGCTGCATCTGGAGGCGTTCGCGTACCGCTTCCAGCCGCACGTGGACCGCGTGCGCGAGATCGCCGCGCAGGACCTTGGGGAGATCCGCGCGGTGCGGGGCCTGTTCGGGTTCCACATGACCAACCCCGACGACTTCCGCTGGAACGCCGACCAGGGCGGCGGCGCGCTGCTGGACGTCGGCACGTACCCCGTGAACCTCATCCGGCTGCTGCTGGGTGAACCCGGCGCCGTGACCGCCCAGGCCCGCTGGACGCCCGGCGGGGTGGACCTCGGCCTGAGCGGCACCCTGGAATACCCGCACGCCCTGGCGAGCCTCGACTGCGGCTTCGACTGGGACGGGAGCGGCAGCACCCAGCGCCTGACCGTGATCGGTACGCGCGGCACGCTGGACGTGGACGGCGTGTTCCACAGCCACACCCAGCACCCCACCACGCTGCACGTCCAGGTGGACGGCCGGTCCCGCACCGAGCAGGTCGGCCCCGGCAACGGCTACGCGCGGATGGTCGCGCACTTCCAGCGCGCCGCGCGCGGTCAGGAGACGCTGCGCTTCACGCCGGACGACGCGGTCGCGCAGGCCCGCGTCCTCGACGCTCTGCTGCAGGCCGCCCACACCGGGCAGCGCGTCCCCCTGGCCCCCTGA
- a CDS encoding methyltransferase domain-containing protein, with protein sequence MPRPARPDRNAPKGRPRPKVDHRTRQPAREYELDVLAGLEDVAATELSGVPLARDVRGLRFWFPGSPERLTRLRSVVAVYRIQTWDVPRPRGLLGNQQLSELTAYLREVIEVGGHQSFRFGAAGKDSPVMQRLAEELQGTLNLPHDPEAGELLIRLRPSGDGQGWEVLARITPRPISARPWRVCNMAGGLNATIAYAAHKLAGQRDADRIFNPMSGSGTLLIERDLMGPSAALVGVDINPEAVRCAQENIRAAKRQIEVAHRDALHTDLPARSFDLIMADLPWGDAISSHGANETLYPAFLTEMHRLTSQRGRLCVITHEIRLFERVLQNQQKWHAHELFQVASGGHHPKAYLLSKR encoded by the coding sequence ATGCCGCGCCCTGCCCGCCCCGACCGAAACGCGCCCAAGGGCCGCCCCCGCCCCAAAGTGGACCACCGCACCCGCCAGCCCGCCCGCGAGTACGAACTGGACGTCCTGGCCGGACTGGAAGACGTCGCCGCGACCGAACTGAGCGGCGTGCCGCTGGCCCGCGACGTGCGCGGCCTGCGCTTCTGGTTCCCCGGCAGCCCCGAACGCCTGACCCGCCTGCGCAGCGTCGTCGCCGTGTACCGCATCCAGACCTGGGACGTGCCCCGCCCGCGCGGCCTGCTGGGCAACCAGCAGCTCTCCGAACTCACCGCGTACCTGCGCGAGGTCATCGAGGTCGGCGGGCACCAGTCCTTCCGTTTCGGGGCGGCCGGGAAGGACAGCCCCGTCATGCAGCGCCTCGCGGAGGAACTCCAGGGGACCCTGAACCTCCCGCACGACCCCGAGGCAGGTGAACTCCTGATCCGCCTGCGCCCCAGCGGCGACGGGCAGGGCTGGGAAGTCCTGGCGCGCATCACCCCCAGGCCCATCAGCGCCCGCCCGTGGCGCGTGTGCAACATGGCGGGCGGCCTGAACGCCACCATCGCGTACGCCGCGCACAAACTCGCCGGGCAGCGCGACGCCGACCGCATCTTCAACCCCATGAGCGGCAGCGGCACGCTCCTGATCGAACGCGACCTGATGGGACCCAGCGCCGCCCTCGTCGGCGTGGACATCAACCCTGAAGCCGTGCGGTGCGCGCAGGAGAACATCCGCGCCGCCAAGCGGCAGATCGAGGTCGCCCACCGCGACGCCCTGCACACCGACCTCCCCGCCCGGTCCTTCGACCTGATCATGGCCGACCTCCCCTGGGGCGACGCCATCAGCAGCCACGGCGCGAACGAGACTCTGTACCCCGCCTTCCTGACCGAGATGCACCGCCTCACCAGCCAGCGCGGCCGCCTGTGCGTCATCACCCACGAGATCCGCCTGTTCGAACGGGTGCTGCAGAACCAGCAGAAATGGCACGCCCACGAACTCTTCCAGGTCGCCAGCGGCGGCCACCACCCCAAGGCGTACCTGCTCAGCAAGAGGTGA
- a CDS encoding TrkH family potassium uptake protein, giving the protein MSASPPPHAPEPGRASRRKPLLARLNPPQLIALSFAVAILLGGLILTLPGLHGVNEDGTRRSVNFLQALFTSTSALCVTGLNVIDPSRDFNRAGQLVIMLLIQLGGLGIITFGTSFALLSRRRVNFTERLRVAQQVGALNAGGVLGLIRSIFLYTFVIELVGAALLAFRFVPLEGWGRGIFYALFHSVSAFNNAGFALYSDNLMGFVDDPLVSVVIALLIILGGTGFLVQLNVVAHLMNPRRNRLMVHSKLVLTMMAALLVIGTLVYLVFEWSNPKTLAPLGFGEKLLASFFQSVTTRTAGFNTLDYGAMHLSTLFMSIILMFIGANPGGTGGGIKTSTFYVMMASAWSMVRGRRDTTLFRRRIDTDTILRAMTVGLLSIGLVNGMFLLLLVFNTRGDVLFVNLFFEAVSAFGTVGLSMNTTPLLNPDQHIVLILLMFLGRIGPLTFAVAFNRPDSRALIRYPADKDILIG; this is encoded by the coding sequence ATGAGCGCCTCTCCCCCACCCCACGCGCCGGAACCGGGCCGCGCCAGTCGCCGTAAACCCCTGCTGGCCCGCCTGAACCCGCCGCAGCTGATCGCGCTGTCGTTCGCCGTGGCGATCCTGCTGGGCGGGCTGATCCTGACCCTGCCGGGCCTGCACGGCGTGAACGAGGACGGCACGCGCCGCAGCGTGAACTTCCTGCAGGCGCTGTTCACGTCCACGAGCGCGCTGTGCGTGACGGGCCTGAACGTCATCGACCCCAGCCGGGACTTCAACCGGGCGGGGCAGCTGGTGATCATGCTGCTCATCCAGCTGGGGGGCCTGGGGATCATCACGTTCGGGACGTCGTTCGCGCTGCTGTCGCGCCGCCGCGTGAACTTCACCGAGCGCCTGCGGGTGGCGCAGCAGGTGGGCGCGCTGAACGCCGGGGGCGTGCTGGGATTGATCCGCAGCATCTTCCTGTACACCTTCGTGATCGAACTGGTCGGCGCGGCCCTCCTGGCGTTCCGGTTCGTGCCGCTGGAAGGCTGGGGCCGGGGCATCTTCTACGCGCTGTTCCACTCGGTGAGCGCCTTCAACAACGCGGGCTTCGCGCTGTACAGCGACAACCTGATGGGCTTCGTGGACGACCCGCTGGTGAGCGTGGTGATCGCGCTGCTGATCATCCTGGGCGGCACGGGCTTCCTGGTGCAGCTGAACGTGGTCGCGCACCTGATGAACCCGCGCCGCAACCGCCTGATGGTGCACAGCAAACTGGTGCTGACCATGATGGCGGCGCTGCTGGTGATCGGCACGCTGGTGTACCTCGTGTTCGAGTGGAGCAACCCGAAGACGCTGGCGCCGCTGGGCTTCGGGGAGAAGCTGCTGGCGAGCTTCTTCCAGAGCGTCACGACGCGCACGGCGGGCTTCAACACGCTGGATTACGGCGCGATGCACCTCTCGACGCTGTTCATGTCGATCATCCTGATGTTCATCGGGGCGAACCCCGGCGGGACGGGCGGCGGCATCAAGACGAGCACCTTCTACGTGATGATGGCCTCGGCCTGGAGCATGGTGCGCGGGCGGCGCGACACGACGCTGTTCCGGCGGCGCATCGACACGGACACGATCCTGCGGGCCATGACGGTCGGCCTGCTGAGCATCGGGCTGGTGAACGGGATGTTCCTGCTGCTGCTGGTGTTCAACACGCGCGGGGACGTGCTGTTCGTGAACCTGTTCTTCGAGGCGGTCAGCGCGTTCGGCACGGTGGGCCTGAGCATGAACACCACGCCGCTGCTGAATCCCGATCAGCACATCGTCCTGATCCTGCTGATGTTCCTGGGCCGCATCGGGCCGCTGACGTTCGCCGTGGCGTTCAACCGCCCGGACAGCCGCGCGCTGATCCGCTACCCGGCGGACAAGGACATCCTGATCGGATGA